The following are from one region of the Phormidium sp. PBR-2020 genome:
- a CDS encoding divalent-cation tolerance protein CutA, with protein MADETFPHETRSEFLVVLVTAASAEEAQTLARTLVAEKLAACVSRFPVQSTYTWEGNIEDDDEWQLVIKTHRRQFQRLEGRVQELHSYDVPEIIALPIEMGSAAYLNWIGATVS; from the coding sequence ATGGCTGATGAAACATTTCCCCATGAGACCCGGTCTGAATTCCTCGTTGTTCTCGTCACCGCTGCGTCTGCCGAAGAAGCTCAAACCCTTGCCCGCACTCTCGTAGCAGAGAAACTGGCGGCCTGTGTGTCCCGTTTCCCCGTCCAGTCCACCTATACCTGGGAGGGCAACATCGAAGATGACGACGAATGGCAACTGGTCATTAAAACCCACCGTCGCCAATTCCAGCGCCTGGAAGGGCGAGTTCAGGAACTCCATAGCTACGACGTTCCTGAAATTATTGCCCTCCCCATCGAAATGGGGTCAGCCGCTTACCTAAATTGGATTGGCGCGACGGTTAGCTAA
- a CDS encoding ABC transporter substrate-binding protein: protein MRGFGRRRWRTLAGIISFCIVLVVSCQQIDPDGGQVNSVGDRIRLGTTAQIVTLDPADAYEQSSMLAIANLGETLYRYELDEQGDLTLVPTLATELPRLSDDELTYTIPLREDVVFHDGTPFNAEAMAFSLRRFRDNKGRASFLLGDLLGDIEATGEYELTLTLNYPFAGFSALLTFPGLCAISPAAYEIGEGKFFPSQFVGTGPYRLGTYGSDSVGFEIFQGYWGDRPQNQGIDMRRFSSQANLYNAFRTGGVDVAYQQLDPDQIRSLQERAPEAGFQVVEAESTTISYLVLNINQPPFDRLEVRQALAAIMDRPLLNERVFYDQAEPLYSLIPPAFESHRPLFLDRYGDGNVEKAKALLREAGFSAERPLVVEMWFPSSSVPGRLSATILQALAERDLEDLVTIEPRSVEAATAYGYLDKGVYPTFLLSWYADFFDADNYVKPFLECQEGSPESGCRLGETQYHGSFFYDSRANELLQAQRQASDPQVRDRLLVELQEIVVEQVPYIPLWQNKDYAFAQADISGVTLSKTQQVLPFASIGR from the coding sequence ATGAGAGGATTTGGCAGAAGACGTTGGCGCACCCTAGCTGGCATCATCAGTTTTTGTATCGTCCTGGTCGTCAGTTGTCAGCAGATAGACCCCGATGGGGGGCAAGTCAACTCCGTGGGCGATCGCATCCGCCTGGGAACCACCGCCCAGATTGTCACCCTGGACCCCGCCGATGCCTATGAACAGTCCTCGATGTTGGCGATCGCCAACCTGGGAGAAACCCTCTACCGCTACGAACTCGACGAACAAGGGGATCTCACCTTAGTCCCCACCCTAGCCACGGAGTTACCCCGCCTCAGTGACGATGAACTGACCTATACCATCCCCCTGCGTGAGGATGTGGTCTTCCATGACGGAACCCCCTTCAATGCCGAGGCCATGGCCTTTTCCCTGCGGCGTTTTCGCGATAACAAGGGACGAGCCTCCTTTCTCCTGGGGGACTTACTCGGGGACATTGAGGCAACGGGGGAATATGAATTGACCCTAACCCTGAATTATCCCTTTGCCGGCTTTTCGGCCCTGCTGACGTTCCCCGGCCTCTGTGCCATTTCTCCGGCGGCCTATGAAATTGGCGAAGGGAAATTCTTCCCCAGTCAGTTTGTGGGAACCGGTCCCTATCGCTTGGGAACCTATGGCAGTGATTCCGTCGGTTTTGAGATTTTCCAGGGCTATTGGGGCGATCGCCCCCAAAATCAGGGGATTGATATGCGGCGCTTTTCCAGCCAAGCCAACCTCTATAATGCCTTCCGCACTGGGGGAGTGGATGTAGCCTATCAACAACTCGATCCCGATCAAATCCGCAGCCTCCAAGAACGGGCCCCAGAGGCAGGGTTTCAGGTCGTCGAAGCCGAGAGTACCACCATTTCCTATCTCGTCTTAAACATCAATCAGCCCCCCTTCGATCGCCTGGAGGTGCGTCAGGCCCTAGCGGCAATTATGGATCGGCCCCTGTTGAATGAGCGGGTCTTTTACGACCAGGCCGAACCCCTCTATAGTCTGATTCCCCCAGCGTTTGAGTCCCATCGTCCTCTCTTTTTAGACCGCTACGGGGATGGCAATGTCGAGAAAGCCAAAGCCTTATTGCGCGAGGCCGGCTTTTCCGCCGAACGTCCCTTAGTGGTGGAGATGTGGTTTCCCTCCAGTTCCGTTCCCGGTCGTCTCAGTGCCACCATTTTACAGGCCTTGGCAGAACGAGATTTAGAGGACTTAGTGACCATTGAGCCTCGCAGCGTGGAAGCCGCCACCGCCTATGGCTATTTAGATAAGGGGGTCTATCCCACCTTTCTCCTATCTTGGTATGCGGACTTTTTCGATGCAGACAACTACGTGAAACCCTTTTTGGAATGTCAGGAAGGATCGCCCGAGTCCGGTTGTCGTTTGGGGGAAACCCAATACCATGGCTCCTTTTTCTATGACTCTCGGGCCAATGAACTCTTACAGGCTCAACGTCAAGCCTCCGATCCCCAGGTGCGCGATCGCCTATTAGTGGAATTACAGGAGATTGTCGTCGAGCAAGTCCCTTATATTCCTCTTTGGCAGAATAAAGATTATGCGTTTGCCCAAGCCGATATTTCCGGAGTAACGTTGAGCAAGACCCAGCAAGTGCTTCCCTTTGCCTCCATTGGCCGATAG